GCGACCGCCCGGTTCGTCTACCCGCGCTTCGAGCCGGAGCTGTCCCGGCTCGACGAGCTGTGCCCGCCGGGGTGCGGTACGGCCGTGGACGTCGGCGGCTGGTACGGCCCCTGGACGCGCCGTCTGGCGGCACGCGCCGGGCGGGTGGTGACCGTCGAGCCGGTGCCCCGGCTGGCCCGGCTGCTCGTCTCCACGGCCCCCCGCAACGTCCGCGTCGTGCAGGCCGCCGCCTCGGACCGTCCGGGCACGGCCCGCCTCTGGCTGCCGCCGGGCGACGACGGCGGGCGGGGTCTGTCCTCCCTGGTCCGCCGGGACATCCACGGCCGGGCGCTGGACGTCCGCTGTGTGACCCTCGACGGCCTCGGCCTGACCGACGTCGGCTTCGTCAAGATCGACGTCGACGGCAACGAACTGGCCGTCCTGCGCGGCGCGTCCGGCCTCCTCGTCCGGGACCGCCCGGCGCTCTTCATCGAGCTGGAAGCCCGTATCCAGCCGATCGCCCCGGTCGTCGACCTGCTCGCCGGCCTCGGCTACGCCGGCTGGGTCCTCCCCGCCGGCACCTGGCGCCGG
This genomic stretch from Streptomyces deccanensis harbors:
- a CDS encoding FkbM family methyltransferase yields the protein MTTLAARLASLLPDRLVAATARFVYPRFEPELSRLDELCPPGCGTAVDVGGWYGPWTRRLAARAGRVVTVEPVPRLARLLVSTAPRNVRVVQAAASDRPGTARLWLPPGDDGGRGLSSLVRRDIHGRALDVRCVTLDGLGLTDVGFVKIDVDGNELAVLRGASGLLVRDRPALFIELEARIQPIAPVVDLLAGLGYAGWVLPAGTWRRLDPATLEAHQARTSHLASKGLLRRVLPFSGPRYVNSVLFLPDGRRPGEPAAASGAVGDHGGHVLRETPRAG